The Streptomyces avermitilis MA-4680 = NBRC 14893 genome contains a region encoding:
- a CDS encoding FAD-dependent oxidoreductase translates to MSTHASAHGSTHTSTHHPIAVIGAGLGGLAAARVLHVHGIEAAVYEADASPTARHQGGMLDIHGESGQAALRAAGLYEEFRAIVHPGGEATRILDKDGTVRHEEGDRPEEGDRPEVDRNDLRRILLDSLPEGTIRWGAKVTGARALGGGRHEVTLADGSVFTTDVLIGADGAWSRIRPLLSPATPAYTGISFVEADLHEAATRHRAAAELVGGGSMFALAEGKGILTHLETDGSVHAYVALKADEDWLSTIDFTGTDTDTAKKTLLTHFEDWDDRLRALITDADGALVPRLIHALPVDHRWERTAGVTLLGDAAHLMSPFAGEGANLALLDGAELATALAAHPADPESALTAYERSLFPRSHRAAGESAANLTFMFGPNALEELVGMMSGHEPSDR, encoded by the coding sequence ATGTCCACGCACGCATCCGCGCACGGATCCACCCACACATCCACCCACCACCCCATAGCCGTCATCGGCGCCGGTCTCGGCGGTCTCGCCGCGGCCCGGGTCCTGCACGTCCACGGCATCGAAGCGGCGGTCTACGAAGCCGACGCGTCCCCGACCGCCCGCCACCAGGGCGGGATGCTCGACATCCACGGGGAGTCGGGGCAGGCCGCACTGCGGGCCGCCGGGCTCTACGAGGAGTTCCGGGCGATCGTGCACCCCGGAGGCGAGGCGACCCGCATCCTCGACAAGGACGGCACGGTCCGGCACGAGGAGGGCGACCGTCCGGAGGAGGGCGACCGCCCCGAGGTGGACCGCAACGATCTGCGCCGCATCCTCCTCGACTCGCTGCCCGAGGGCACGATCCGCTGGGGCGCGAAGGTGACGGGCGCGCGGGCGCTGGGCGGGGGCCGTCACGAGGTGACGCTCGCGGACGGCAGCGTGTTCACGACGGACGTACTGATCGGCGCGGACGGGGCCTGGTCACGGATCCGCCCGCTGCTCTCCCCGGCCACCCCCGCCTACACGGGCATCTCCTTCGTCGAGGCCGACCTGCACGAGGCGGCCACCCGGCACCGTGCGGCGGCCGAACTGGTCGGCGGCGGATCGATGTTCGCGCTCGCCGAGGGGAAGGGGATCCTCACCCACCTGGAGACCGACGGCTCGGTGCACGCGTACGTCGCCCTCAAGGCCGACGAGGACTGGTTGTCGACCATCGACTTCACCGGCACCGACACCGACACCGCCAAGAAGACCCTCCTGACGCACTTCGAGGACTGGGACGACCGTCTGCGCGCCCTGATCACCGACGCCGACGGAGCGCTGGTCCCGCGCCTGATCCACGCCCTGCCCGTCGACCACCGCTGGGAGCGCACCGCGGGCGTGACGCTCCTCGGCGACGCGGCCCACCTGATGTCCCCGTTCGCCGGCGAGGGCGCGAATCTCGCCCTGCTGGACGGCGCGGAACTGGCCACGGCCCTGGCCGCCCACCCCGCCGACCCGGAGTCCGCCCTCACGGCCTACGAGCGGTCCCTGTTCCCCCGCAGCCACCGGGCCGCCGGCGAGTCCGCGGCGAACCTCACCTTCATGTTCGGCCCGAACGCCCTGGAGGAACTGGTCGGCATGATGAGTGGGCACGAGCCGTCCGACCGCTGA
- a CDS encoding DUF397 domain-containing protein, with amino-acid sequence MGKSSTASRSGARRPKSTFSSGGSGDCVEVALSWRKSTYSSGSGDDCVEIATCPSTIHIRDSKNTQGPHLTLSPTAWAGFITHAAARS; translated from the coding sequence CTGGGGAAGTCATCGACCGCGTCCAGAAGCGGGGCTCGACGGCCAAAGTCGACCTTCAGCAGCGGCGGTTCCGGCGACTGCGTCGAAGTCGCCCTCTCCTGGCGCAAGTCCACCTACAGCAGTGGCTCCGGCGACGACTGCGTCGAGATCGCCACCTGCCCCTCCACCATCCACATCCGCGACTCCAAGAACACCCAGGGCCCTCACCTCACCCTCTCCCCCACCGCCTGGGCGGGCTTCATCACGCACGCGGCCGCCCGGAGCTGA
- a CDS encoding helix-turn-helix domain-containing protein has protein sequence MAVDGAVGTGGGEPDASDSLRTFGAVVQALREHAGLSREEFGERVRFSKHTVASVELGRRMPDPTFVERAEEVLGNTGALRKAVGHLARQPGLAAWFRQWARLEANAITLYTYECRMVPGLLQPEAYARQLFADELPPLDDEQVEAQWAARADRQRLLRDRPNSAFSFILEEHLLLRRTGGVGVTRGLIDHIMEVAQLRNVEIQIMPLVRESHAGLHGPIRLLETPENQWFAYNEGQQSGLLISDSKVVSVLKQRYARMRSQALTLVDSLSLLERMRGEL, from the coding sequence ATGGCGGTCGATGGTGCGGTGGGGACGGGCGGCGGCGAGCCGGACGCGTCGGACAGTCTGCGGACGTTCGGGGCGGTTGTCCAGGCGCTGCGGGAGCATGCGGGGCTGAGCCGGGAGGAGTTCGGGGAGCGGGTGCGGTTCTCCAAACACACGGTGGCGTCGGTGGAGTTGGGCCGACGCATGCCGGATCCGACGTTCGTGGAGCGGGCGGAGGAGGTACTGGGGAACACGGGGGCGTTACGGAAGGCGGTGGGGCATCTGGCGCGGCAGCCGGGGTTGGCGGCGTGGTTCAGGCAGTGGGCGCGGTTGGAAGCGAACGCGATCACCCTGTATACGTACGAATGCCGGATGGTTCCGGGGTTGTTGCAGCCGGAGGCGTACGCGCGGCAACTGTTCGCGGATGAGTTGCCGCCGCTGGACGACGAACAGGTCGAAGCTCAGTGGGCGGCGCGGGCGGACCGTCAGCGGCTGTTGCGGGACCGCCCGAATAGCGCGTTCAGCTTCATCCTCGAAGAGCACCTGCTCCTGCGACGGACAGGCGGTGTGGGGGTCACACGAGGGCTCATCGACCACATCATGGAGGTCGCGCAGCTGCGAAACGTCGAGATCCAGATCATGCCGTTGGTGCGGGAGTCGCATGCCGGGCTACATGGTCCGATCCGACTGCTGGAGACCCCAGAGAACCAGTGGTTCGCTTACAACGAGGGCCAGCAAAGCGGGCTGTTGATCTCCGACTCAAAAGTGGTCAGCGTGCTCAAGCAGCGGTATGCCAGGATGCGTTCACAGGCTCTCACCTTGGTGGACTCCTTGAGCCTGCTGGAACGGATGCGAGGAGAACTATGA
- a CDS encoding DUF397 domain-containing protein: protein MSTDLAWFKSSYSSGSGDDCVEVALSWRKSSYSSSGDGDCVEIATCPSTIHIRDSKNTQGPRLTLSPTAWADFVTHTARP from the coding sequence ATGAGCACCGACCTGGCCTGGTTCAAAAGCAGCTACAGCAGCGGTTCCGGCGACGACTGCGTGGAGGTCGCCCTCTCCTGGCGCAAGTCCAGCTACAGCAGCAGCGGCGACGGCGACTGCGTCGAGATCGCCACCTGCCCCTCCACCATCCACATCCGCGACTCCAAGAACACCCAGGGCCCCCGCCTCACCCTCTCCCCCACCGCCTGGGCGGACTTCGTCACCCACACCGCCCGGCCCTGA
- a CDS encoding RrF2 family transcriptional regulator, with translation MRISARADYAVRAVLELAVREDDGPVKAEAIAAAQDIPHKFLEGILGDLRRGGLVASRRGGNGGYRLARAADTITVADVIRAVDGPIVSVRGERPTGLTYTGSAEPLLPLWVALRANVRKILEGVTLADIAADALPAPVRELAAEPAAWENP, from the coding sequence ATGAGGATCTCGGCACGAGCGGATTACGCGGTACGGGCGGTACTGGAACTCGCCGTCCGCGAGGACGACGGCCCGGTGAAGGCGGAGGCCATCGCCGCCGCGCAGGACATTCCGCACAAGTTCCTGGAGGGGATCCTCGGCGATCTGCGCCGCGGCGGCCTGGTCGCCAGCCGGCGCGGCGGCAACGGTGGCTACCGCCTCGCGCGCGCCGCCGACACGATCACCGTCGCCGACGTCATCCGCGCGGTCGACGGCCCGATCGTGTCCGTACGCGGTGAACGGCCCACCGGCCTCACCTACACCGGCTCCGCCGAACCGCTGCTGCCGCTGTGGGTGGCCCTGCGCGCCAATGTGCGCAAGATCCTGGAGGGCGTCACGCTCGCCGACATCGCGGCGGACGCACTGCCCGCACCGGTACGGGAACTGGCCGCGGAACCGGCGGCCTGGGAGAACCCGTGA
- a CDS encoding intradiol ring-cleavage dioxygenase: MSMTENQAQHEQNDNNVPQPASHRRDKSVQRRRILIGGGTMAVAGGLAIAGMASADPVTDSTTKADTSGSATTSASTSATTSSGVCTLNAEVTEGPYSLDGALVREDIREDKEGVEVQYTLTVVDTANDCAPLADALVEIWHCDALGEYSGFVGRNGHTEEDDGTFLRGGQLTDSDGQVKLISIWPGHYVSRAVHVHMRVHTDVTLTDDSYTGGEVIHTGQLFFDADINTEIQAISPYSDNTTKETQLDDDSIYDDGGASSGLLTLTALGSSVSDGYKATLTVGVDSSS, encoded by the coding sequence ATGTCCATGACTGAGAACCAAGCGCAACACGAGCAGAACGACAACAACGTCCCGCAGCCCGCGAGCCACCGTCGGGACAAGAGTGTTCAGCGGCGCCGTATCCTCATCGGCGGCGGCACCATGGCAGTGGCGGGCGGACTCGCCATCGCGGGCATGGCCTCGGCCGACCCGGTCACGGACAGCACGACGAAGGCCGACACATCAGGTTCCGCGACCACGTCCGCCTCCACGTCCGCCACCACCTCCTCCGGCGTCTGCACCCTGAACGCCGAGGTCACCGAGGGCCCGTACTCCCTCGACGGCGCCCTCGTCCGCGAGGACATCCGGGAGGACAAGGAGGGCGTCGAGGTCCAGTACACCCTCACCGTCGTCGACACCGCGAACGACTGCGCCCCGCTCGCCGACGCCCTCGTCGAGATCTGGCACTGCGACGCGCTCGGCGAGTACTCCGGTTTCGTCGGCCGCAACGGCCACACCGAGGAGGACGACGGCACCTTCCTGCGCGGCGGGCAGCTGACCGACTCCGACGGCCAGGTCAAGCTCATCTCCATCTGGCCCGGGCACTACGTCTCGCGGGCCGTGCACGTCCACATGCGGGTGCACACCGATGTGACGCTCACCGACGACTCGTACACCGGCGGCGAGGTCATCCACACCGGCCAGCTGTTCTTCGACGCCGACATCAACACCGAGATCCAGGCCATCTCGCCGTACTCGGACAACACCACGAAGGAGACCCAGCTCGACGACGACTCCATCTACGACGACGGCGGCGCGTCGAGTGGTCTGCTGACGCTGACCGCGCTCGGCTCCAGTGTGTCGGACGGTTACAAGGCGACACTGACCGTGGGTGTCGACAGCTCCAGCTGA
- a CDS encoding ATP-binding protein: MTAPSVPQSPVTVRVFTQRLSATPLGARLARHLALNQLHAWGIPHGSRASDTVAVIVAELAANAVTHGRVPGRDFELRLSLVPGSVRIEVTDTRDELRPPGPGDVRSPEPFEESGRGLLLVEALADRWEVLDRDPPGKTVRAEVDVPRGKRA, from the coding sequence ATGACCGCACCATCCGTCCCCCAAAGCCCGGTTACCGTACGTGTGTTCACCCAGCGCCTCAGTGCCACCCCGCTCGGCGCCCGCCTCGCCCGGCATCTCGCCCTGAACCAGCTGCACGCCTGGGGCATCCCGCACGGCTCGCGCGCGTCCGACACCGTCGCCGTGATCGTCGCCGAGCTGGCGGCGAACGCCGTGACCCACGGCCGCGTACCGGGCCGCGACTTCGAACTGCGGCTCTCGCTCGTCCCGGGCAGCGTCCGTATCGAGGTCACCGACACCCGCGACGAACTGCGCCCGCCCGGCCCCGGCGACGTACGGTCGCCGGAGCCCTTCGAGGAGTCCGGGCGCGGGCTCCTCCTCGTCGAGGCGCTCGCCGACCGGTGGGAGGTGCTGGACCGCGACCCGCCCGGCAAGACCGTACGAGCCGAGGTCGACGTGCCGCGCGGAAAGCGGGCGTGA